In Campylobacter vicugnae, a genomic segment contains:
- the carA gene encoding glutamine-hydrolyzing carbamoyl-phosphate synthase small subunit — translation MKAYIYLENGVYLEAKAFGKGGSAFGELVFNTSLTGYEEIITDPSYAGQFIVFTMPEIGIVGINDDDTESSKIHASGVFMRNFNANPSNFRSQQNIEKFFYDQGKFGVYDVDTRYLTKMLRDSGNLRVYVSTEISDKDELKKALENSARIDEINYVSIVSTKEPYIHTASRWEHKNQVYGSVNSIGKRVAVIDYGVKRNILNELCSVGLELEVYPHDVQGEVLIDKFNKGQIHGVFLSNGPGEPKMLVNEIAQIKKLIAANIPMFGICLGHQLLSNAYGYETYKLKFGQHGANHPVQNLETKSIEITAQNHNYNVPESICEVAVITHRNLFDNTIEGVCYNGGKVFSVQHHPEASSGPNESKYIFKKFIDIL, via the coding sequence ATGAAGGCATATATTTATTTAGAAAATGGTGTTTATTTAGAAGCTAAGGCTTTTGGCAAAGGTGGAAGTGCATTTGGTGAACTTGTGTTTAATACATCTTTGACTGGTTATGAAGAGATTATTACAGATCCTAGTTATGCTGGACAGTTTATTGTATTTACTATGCCTGAGATTGGGATTGTAGGTATAAATGATGATGATACAGAAAGTAGCAAAATTCACGCAAGTGGCGTATTTATGCGTAATTTTAATGCCAATCCTAGCAACTTTAGATCGCAGCAAAATATTGAAAAGTTTTTTTACGACCAAGGTAAATTTGGTGTGTATGATGTAGATACTAGATATTTAACTAAGATGTTAAGAGATAGCGGAAATTTAAGAGTATATGTCTCAACTGAGATTAGTGATAAAGATGAGCTTAAAAAAGCTTTAGAAAATAGCGCTAGAATCGATGAGATAAATTACGTAAGTATAGTAAGCACAAAAGAGCCATATATTCACACTGCTTCAAGATGGGAGCATAAAAACCAAGTTTATGGTAGTGTAAATTCAATTGGTAAAAGAGTTGCAGTTATTGATTATGGTGTTAAAAGAAATATATTAAATGAGCTTTGTAGTGTTGGACTTGAGCTTGAAGTATATCCGCACGATGTCCAAGGCGAGGTTTTAATTGATAAATTTAATAAAGGTCAAATTCATGGAGTATTTTTAAGTAATGGTCCTGGTGAGCCTAAGATGTTAGTTAATGAAATTGCTCAGATTAAAAAACTGATAGCAGCTAATATTCCAATGTTTGGTATCTGTCTTGGCCATCAGTTGCTTTCAAATGCTTATGGGTATGAGACTTATAAGCTCAAATTTGGTCAGCATGGAGCCAATCATCCAGTTCAAAATTTAGAGACAAAAAGCATAGAAATTACAGCACAAAATCATAACTATAATGTTCCAGAGAGCATTTGCGAGGTTGCTGTGATTACTCATAGAAATCTGTTTGATAATACAATTGAAGGCGTATGTTATAACGGTGGAAAGGTATTCTCAGTTCAGCACCACCCAGAAGCAAGTAGCGGACCAAATGAGAGCAAATATATTTTTAAGAAATTTATAGATATTTTATAA
- a CDS encoding adenylosuccinate synthase translates to MTKADLIVGIQWGDEGKGKIVDMLSQNYDLVCRSGGGHNAGHTIWVNGVKYALHLVPSGILHPNIINIIGNGVVVNPEVLIKEMAQFENLKGRFYISDRAHLNLAYHSLIDQAKERLKGDKAIGTTGKGIGPAYADKISRTGHRVGELLNPELLSTNLMNDFETNRVYLDALGVQIPSKDEIYQELKGFKEALAPYIADTTQILWKAMDENKKILLEGAQGTLLDIDHGTYPYVTSSNTISAGACTGLGLSPKSIGNVIGILKAYTTRVGNGAFPTEDHGDDGNTMCEVGKEYGTTTGRRRRCGWLDAVAVRYASRLNGVDSYALMKLDVLDGFKTIKICKAYEYNGKLIDYMPANLDEVTPVYEELEGWDSISGIKSYDELPQNAKKYIERIEELTGVRVSIVSTSPERSDTILR, encoded by the coding sequence ATGACAAAAGCAGATTTAATTGTTGGAATTCAGTGGGGCGATGAAGGTAAGGGCAAAATAGTTGATATGCTTTCACAAAATTATGATTTAGTGTGCAGAAGCGGTGGCGGACATAATGCTGGCCATACTATATGGGTAAATGGCGTAAAATATGCACTTCATCTAGTTCCAAGTGGTATATTGCATCCAAATATCATAAATATTATCGGCAATGGCGTAGTAGTAAATCCTGAAGTATTGATAAAAGAGATGGCGCAATTTGAGAATTTAAAAGGTAGATTTTATATCAGCGATAGAGCGCACTTAAATTTAGCCTATCACTCTTTAATTGACCAAGCCAAAGAGAGACTAAAAGGTGATAAAGCCATAGGAACTACTGGTAAAGGCATTGGTCCAGCATATGCTGATAAGATTAGCCGTACAGGGCATAGAGTTGGTGAGCTTTTAAATCCTGAGCTATTAAGTACAAATTTAATGAATGATTTTGAAACTAATAGGGTTTATTTAGATGCTCTTGGTGTGCAAATTCCTAGTAAAGATGAGATTTATCAAGAGCTTAAAGGATTTAAAGAGGCTTTGGCTCCTTATATTGCTGATACTACTCAAATTCTATGGAAGGCAATGGATGAGAATAAAAAAATTCTTCTTGAAGGCGCTCAAGGAACATTGCTAGATATAGATCATGGAACATACCCATATGTAACTAGCTCAAATACTATCTCTGCTGGTGCATGCACTGGTCTTGGTTTAAGCCCAAAAAGCATTGGCAATGTAATTGGTATTTTAAAAGCCTACACCACAAGAGTTGGTAATGGTGCGTTCCCAACTGAAGATCATGGAGATGATGGTAATACAATGTGCGAAGTAGGCAAAGAGTATGGAACTACCACAGGTAGAAGAAGACGCTGCGGATGGCTAGATGCCGTAGCAGTTAGATATGCCTCAAGACTAAATGGCGTAGATAGCTATGCACTTATGAAATTAGATGTACTTGATGGATTTAAAACTATTAAAATCTGTAAAGCTTATGAGTATAATGGCAAATTAATAGACTATATGCCAGCAAATTTAGATGAGGTTACTCCAGTTTATGAGGAGCTTGAAGGCTGGGATAGTATCAGTGGTATAAAAAGCTATGATGAGCTTCCACAAAATGCTAAAAAGTATATAGAGCGTATAGAGGAGCTAACTGGAGTTAGAGTTAGCATCGTCTCTACTAGTCCTGAAAGGAGTGATACTATACTAAGATGA
- a CDS encoding ATP phosphoribosyltransferase regulatory subunit, whose protein sequence is MQKIYEHDIPDGSKLYFGSSAKLKRLIESKAAEILENNGFSEIITPYFSHHQRLSVKPESLIRFGDKENLEIALRGDSTIDVVRIATKRLKDSNTKRWFYIQPVFKYPNSEIYQIGAEILGDSNIMPCIDIASEIFKEFGIDAHLQISNIQIPKIICQLLNLPISVFENGRLEVILGLNLPWLNRLANIKSDADIDSVINIAPSELKEPLNSIKGLASNYEKRIYAPLYYSKMRYYDKLFFRFLCDNSILSSGGSYEIDGNISAGFAIFSDAVIENLRSK, encoded by the coding sequence ATGCAAAAAATTTACGAACACGACATTCCAGATGGATCAAAGCTATACTTTGGCTCTAGTGCAAAGCTAAAAAGATTAATTGAATCCAAAGCTGCTGAAATTTTGGAAAATAACGGCTTTAGTGAGATTATTACTCCATATTTTAGTCATCATCAAAGACTTAGTGTAAAGCCTGAGAGCTTAATACGCTTTGGAGATAAAGAAAATCTTGAGATCGCACTTCGTGGTGATAGCACAATAGATGTTGTTAGAATAGCTACTAAAAGATTAAAAGATAGCAATACTAAAAGATGGTTTTATATCCAGCCTGTATTTAAATATCCAAATAGCGAAATTTATCAAATTGGCGCTGAGATATTAGGCGATAGCAACATTATGCCATGTATAGATATAGCTAGTGAGATTTTTAAAGAATTTGGCATTGATGCACACTTGCAAATTAGTAATATTCAAATTCCAAAGATAATATGCCAGCTTTTAAATTTACCAATTAGCGTATTTGAAAATGGCAGATTAGAGGTAATTTTGGGACTAAATTTGCCATGGTTAAATCGTTTAGCTAATATCAAAAGTGATGCAGATATAGACTCAGTAATAAATATAGCACCAAGCGAGTTAAAAGAGCCATTAAACTCAATAAAAGGATTAGCTAGCAACTATGAAAAACGCATATATGCACCACTTTATTACTCCAAAATGAGATATTATGATAAGCTATTTTTTAGGTTTTTATGCGATAATAGCATTTTAAGTAGTGGTGGTAGCTATGAAATAGATGGAAATATCTCAGCTGGGTTTGCTATATTTAGCGATGCTGTGATAGAGAATTTAAGAAGCAAATAA
- a CDS encoding PAS domain S-box protein encodes MRQGRVFLASGLLKRAVIILAIFIFMSIFSLYFIFTKDNVDNIIYLGFSTLSIILLALLIEIFLYIKNNLIVPISHTKNFIDKLAAKEIIDPVSNLDFYHINKNIYEFFTSWVCSQNSLKYYMEYYSLLFDKSDIKILFIDAKDGSIMDASKRAVEFYGYSKGELLTMSIFDIRIQDNHKSQYQKHRLSNGEIKFVEVISTPVSLYFNDSYFMIILDASKAQERIQSLNNEISMIENNPAIVIKFIYSDKWLTTQLSSNADLLIKNENQEIDLKTICHSDDIEFLSLELDRKIKLENSIYDMKKELDRSYRFRLISGEYSWFRLFVSSKNINDQIEITMFLFDNNEQEILKEILTGKLKRYESRILSSNLLGFEYFAQSGAFKFSIDFIEFLGYKNSFDMGVSSIEDIYKIVYRDDIDILIDELDRYVDGISRLIECDIRLLRKDGSQIYTRIKAKALDTLNDSDEIIGTATDVSDHQNYVVQRALINAIMLSSINGIMICDASGNILDINDSFSQITGYSKEEVIGKKPQILRSDRHDNVFYAKMWSDIKHFGSWSGKIYNKNRAGQIYLEHLVITAVKDEHDIIQRYIASFYKIME; translated from the coding sequence ATGCGACAAGGCAGAGTTTTTCTTGCTTCTGGACTACTTAAAAGAGCTGTAATTATCTTAGCTATATTTATTTTTATGAGTATTTTTAGCTTATATTTTATATTTACTAAAGATAATGTAGATAATATTATATATTTGGGTTTTTCTACACTTAGTATTATACTTTTGGCTCTGCTTATAGAGATATTTTTATATATTAAAAATAATCTTATTGTGCCAATCTCTCATACTAAAAATTTTATTGATAAACTAGCTGCTAAAGAGATTATTGACCCAGTTTCAAATTTAGATTTTTATCATATTAATAAAAATATTTATGAGTTTTTTACATCGTGGGTTTGTTCGCAAAATAGCTTAAAATATTATATGGAATATTATAGCTTGCTTTTTGATAAAAGTGATATTAAGATTCTTTTTATAGATGCCAAAGATGGCTCTATAATGGATGCTAGTAAGCGTGCTGTAGAGTTTTATGGATATTCTAAGGGTGAGCTTTTGACTATGAGTATATTTGATATTAGAATACAAGATAATCATAAAAGCCAGTATCAAAAGCATAGATTATCTAATGGAGAGATTAAATTTGTTGAGGTTATTAGCACTCCAGTTAGTCTATATTTTAATGATTCATATTTTATGATTATCCTTGATGCCTCAAAAGCTCAAGAGCGAATACAAAGCCTAAATAACGAAATTTCAATGATAGAAAATAATCCAGCAATTGTAATTAAATTTATATACTCAGATAAATGGCTAACTACTCAGCTTAGTTCAAATGCTGATTTATTAATCAAAAATGAAAATCAAGAAATAGATCTTAAAACCATATGCCATAGCGATGATATAGAGTTTTTAAGCTTAGAACTTGATCGTAAAATCAAACTAGAAAATAGTATATATGATATGAAAAAGGAGCTTGATCGCTCATATAGATTTAGATTAATTAGTGGAGAATATAGTTGGTTTAGGCTTTTTGTATCAAGTAAGAACATAAATGATCAAATAGAGATTACTATGTTTTTATTTGACAATAATGAACAAGAGATATTAAAAGAGATATTAACTGGTAAATTAAAAAGATATGAAAGCAGAATTTTAAGTAGTAATCTACTTGGATTTGAGTATTTTGCTCAAAGTGGAGCTTTTAAATTTAGTATTGATTTTATCGAGTTTTTAGGCTATAAAAACAGCTTTGATATGGGTGTAAGCTCTATTGAAGATATCTATAAAATTGTTTATAGAGATGATATTGATATATTGATTGATGAGTTAGATAGATATGTAGATGGTATTTCAAGGCTGATTGAGTGCGATATAAGGCTACTTAGAAAAGATGGAAGTCAAATTTATACTAGAATAAAAGCTAAGGCATTAGATACGCTAAATGATTCTGATGAGATTATTGGTACTGCTACTGATGTTAGCGATCACCAAAATTATGTAGTCCAAAGAGCTTTAATAAATGCGATAATGCTAAGCTCTATAAATGGAATTATGATATGTGATGCATCTGGAAATATCCTTGATATTAATGATAGTTTTTCACAGATTACAGGATATAGTAAAGAAGAAGTAATAGGCAAAAAACCTCAAATTTTACGCTCAGATAGGCATGATAATGTATTTTACGCTAAGATGTGGTCTGATATTAAGCATTTTGGCAGTTGGAGTGGTAAAATTTATAATAAAAACCGCGCAGGGCAGATATATCTTGAGCATTTAGTTATTACAGCTGTTAAAGATGAACATGATATAATCCAGCGATATATAGCATCATTTTATAAAATAATGGAGTAA
- a CDS encoding BON domain-containing protein, which translates to MKFIACTILIGIILSGCSLKSPLLNITSAYDIYTIGKDERGIYTIIKDNIIQKKIQAKILTSSNLSNFDIDVVSQWAEVLLIGEVESINDKLKLIELAKNTLGVNHIKTYINLKTPNSCHFLDEFAILTKIKTDLISDSLIDSTNINIHIVQCDVVFSGAVATKEQEKRALWYALHTDGVNSAYSFLHILN; encoded by the coding sequence ATGAAATTTATCGCTTGTACAATTTTAATTGGTATTATTCTTAGCGGTTGTTCGCTTAAATCTCCACTGCTTAATATAACTTCTGCATATGATATTTATACTATTGGCAAGGACGAGCGTGGCATATATACAATCATAAAAGATAATATAATTCAAAAAAAGATCCAAGCCAAAATCCTAACTAGTTCAAATTTAAGTAACTTTGATATTGATGTGGTTTCTCAATGGGCAGAGGTATTGCTAATTGGCGAAGTAGAGAGCATAAATGATAAATTAAAATTGATAGAATTAGCAAAAAACACACTTGGAGTAAATCACATAAAAACATATATAAATCTAAAAACTCCAAACTCGTGCCACTTCTTAGATGAGTTTGCAATCTTAACAAAAATAAAAACAGATCTAATCTCAGACTCCTTAATTGATAGTACAAATATCAATATACATATTGTACAGTGCGATGTAGTATTTAGCGGAGCAGTAGCAACTAAAGAGCAAGAAAAGCGCGCTTTGTGGTATGCTTTACACACTGATGGAGTAAATAGCGCTTACTCATTTTTGCATATTTTAAATTAA
- a CDS encoding efflux RND transporter permease subunit: MKNIFKLIVAFPKAVLAISLAICLGIGVFSYKLEIDASTQTLLLENDKDLAIWREIAKRYESKNFLVIAYTPNSSLLSKQSLNKIEAISKELESLESVDSVFSILKAPLLTNNPNLSISELIDDVPNLSKSGIDMSAAKDELLNSPLYKSSLTSSDFKTTSILVNLKDDEIYTKFLEQIAALKNSTKELSKSEQEELANLEIEFKKYRDVQRIAEHENIAKIREIIERHKGDERLFLGGISMIANDMVSFVKNDLAIYGSSVLLLLGFCLWLFFRQIRFVVLPVIVCFLSVILASGLFGLLGYEITVISSNYIALQLIITISVVIHLIVAYRELYLKHINYTNAQLVYLTLRSKFNPCFFAIFTTVIGFLSLCLSDIKPIIMLGAMMSVSISISLLVVFFIFGSLLMLLKKKAPKMSFENHFKLTQWCANLAINNPKIIYAISIIIVVIGIYGITQLRVENSFIGYFKSDTEIYQGMKVIDQELGGTIPLDVIIKFNPIEENFSDDELGDFEDEFASEANDAKYWFNAYRLEIIKKVDKFLNQRDFIGNVGSLATLLEVGKSINKGSELDPLALSLIYKNLPDEYKELILTPYLNIENNEVRFSIRTIDSDPNLRRDEFVKSLKTDLEKLLKNEPVEVQVAGVMVLYNNMLQALFSSQADTFIFVVLALFLVFVVIFRSLKLSIIGIVANLVPLCAVFGIMGIAGIPLDIMSITIAAISLGIGVDDIIHYIHRFKNENRVYSVTESIKRSHTSIGYAMYYTSFAIFLGFSVMSLSNFWPTIYFGVLTDLVMVMMLLGALILLPAMIVSLYKR, from the coding sequence ATGAAAAATATATTTAAACTCATAGTTGCCTTTCCTAAGGCAGTTTTAGCTATAAGTTTGGCTATTTGTCTTGGGATTGGAGTTTTTTCGTATAAATTAGAGATTGATGCATCAACTCAGACTTTGCTTTTAGAAAATGATAAAGATTTAGCCATTTGGAGAGAGATTGCTAAACGCTATGAGAGTAAGAATTTTTTAGTAATTGCCTATACGCCAAATTCTAGCTTACTAAGCAAGCAAAGTTTAAATAAAATTGAAGCAATCTCAAAAGAGCTTGAGAGTTTAGAAAGTGTAGATTCTGTATTTTCTATATTAAAGGCTCCTCTTTTAACAAATAATCCCAATTTAAGCATTAGCGAACTTATAGATGATGTGCCAAATTTAAGTAAATCTGGCATTGATATGAGTGCTGCAAAAGATGAATTATTAAATAGCCCATTATATAAAAGTTCTCTAACAAGTAGTGATTTTAAAACTACATCAATTTTGGTAAATTTAAAAGATGATGAGATTTATACTAAATTTTTAGAACAAATAGCCGCACTAAAAAATAGCACTAAAGAGCTAAGCAAAAGCGAGCAAGAAGAGTTAGCAAATTTAGAAATTGAATTTAAAAAATATAGAGATGTTCAGCGTATTGCTGAACACGAAAATATAGCTAAAATTAGAGAGATTATAGAGCGTCATAAAGGAGATGAGCGGCTATTTTTAGGCGGAATTAGTATGATTGCTAATGATATGGTAAGCTTTGTTAAAAATGATTTAGCAATTTATGGAAGTAGCGTTTTGTTGCTTCTTGGATTTTGTTTATGGTTATTTTTTAGGCAGATTAGATTTGTTGTCTTGCCTGTTATTGTTTGCTTTTTAAGTGTAATTTTAGCTAGTGGATTATTTGGGCTTTTGGGATATGAGATTACTGTTATTAGCTCTAATTATATAGCACTTCAGCTTATTATTACCATTTCAGTTGTTATACATTTAATTGTCGCTTATCGTGAGCTGTATCTAAAACATATAAACTATACAAATGCTCAGCTAGTTTATCTAACTTTAAGATCTAAATTTAATCCATGTTTTTTTGCGATTTTTACCACTGTGATTGGCTTTTTATCACTTTGTTTAAGCGATATTAAGCCTATTATTATGCTTGGGGCGATGATGAGTGTGAGTATCTCTATATCGCTTTTAGTTGTATTTTTTATTTTTGGTAGTTTGCTTATGCTGCTTAAGAAAAAAGCACCAAAAATGAGCTTTGAAAATCATTTTAAATTAACCCAGTGGTGTGCTAATCTTGCTATAAATAATCCAAAAATTATATATGCTATTAGCATTATTATTGTTGTAATTGGAATTTATGGCATTACTCAGCTAAGAGTAGAAAATAGCTTTATTGGGTATTTTAAATCAGATACTGAAATTTATCAAGGTATGAAGGTAATTGATCAAGAATTAGGCGGGACAATTCCTCTTGATGTTATTATCAAATTTAATCCAATTGAAGAAAATTTTAGTGATGATGAGTTGGGTGATTTTGAAGATGAGTTTGCTAGTGAAGCTAATGATGCTAAATATTGGTTTAATGCCTATAGGCTTGAGATTATTAAAAAGGTTGATAAATTTTTAAATCAGCGTGATTTTATTGGAAATGTTGGTTCTTTAGCAACCTTACTTGAAGTCGGAAAAAGCATAAATAAAGGCAGTGAGCTTGATCCATTGGCTCTTTCGTTAATATATAAAAATCTACCTGATGAATATAAAGAATTAATCTTAACTCCATATTTAAATATAGAAAACAATGAGGTTAGATTTAGTATCCGTACTATTGATAGTGATCCAAATTTACGCCGTGATGAGTTTGTTAAATCATTAAAAACTGATCTTGAAAAGCTACTTAAAAATGAACCAGTAGAGGTGCAAGTAGCTGGTGTGATGGTTTTATATAACAATATGCTTCAAGCTCTCTTTAGCTCTCAAGCTGATACATTTATCTTTGTTGTATTGGCTCTATTTTTAGTCTTTGTTGTAATATTTAGAAGTCTTAAGCTCTCAATTATTGGGATTGTCGCTAATCTTGTACCGCTTTGTGCTGTATTTGGCATAATGGGTATAGCTGGAATTCCTCTTGATATTATGAGTATTACCATAGCTGCTATTAGTCTTGGGATTGGTGTTGATGATATTATCCATTATATCCATAGATTTAAAAATGAAAATAGAGTATATAGCGTTACTGAATCTATTAAGCGTTCGCATACAAGTATTGGTTATGCGATGTATTATACATCATTTGCGATATTTTTAGGCTTTAGCGTGATGAGTCTTAGTAATTTTTGGCCAACTATATACTTTGGTGTTTTAACTGATTTAGTTATGGTTATGATGCTGCTTGGAGCTTTAATACTACTTCCAGCGATGATTGTTTCATTGTATAAAAGATAA
- a CDS encoding flagellar export protein FliJ: protein MSNQFSQIVKVKEEELNRIEMSLAKSKAMFRELTRSMDAINAEINMSQFPKSGSSSKIQSTIEHQKLLRSQKDKIKEKILLTQKEIVHFEFQYKKAYIELEKVRYMEKEEIQKELKNIKKKEAKNLDELGTMRHSFFNKDK from the coding sequence ATGAGTAATCAATTTTCACAAATCGTTAAGGTAAAAGAAGAGGAGCTAAATAGGATTGAAATGAGTCTAGCTAAGTCCAAGGCGATGTTTCGTGAGCTTACTAGATCTATGGATGCGATAAATGCAGAGATAAATATGAGCCAATTCCCAAAAAGCGGCTCATCATCTAAAATTCAATCTACAATTGAGCATCAAAAGCTTTTAAGAAGCCAAAAAGATAAGATCAAAGAGAAAATTCTTCTTACTCAAAAAGAGATTGTTCATTTTGAATTTCAGTATAAAAAAGCCTATATTGAGCTTGAAAAAGTAAGATATATGGAAAAAGAAGAGATACAAAAAGAGCTAAAAAATATTAAGAAAAAAGAGGCTAAAAACCTAGATGAATTAGGCACTATGAGGCATTCGTTTTTTAATAAGGATAAGTAG
- a CDS encoding DUF4405 domain-containing protein — MKISRPIATTATIATFFLVGATGALMFFDLKNHNIKTIHEYIGIVMVLACVLHIVVNFAAFKKYFTGKKLGFITLSIAVAVAFMIFTPTSSNMPKNPQKELYNSFMSVNLNNAITLLNSDKTVLNSYLNSKNIKFEDINIREFIAKNRLNEQEFINILLNK; from the coding sequence ATGAAAATCTCTAGACCAATAGCTACAACTGCTACAATAGCTACATTTTTTCTTGTTGGAGCCACTGGTGCTCTTATGTTTTTTGATCTTAAAAATCACAATATTAAGACAATTCATGAATATATAGGTATAGTAATGGTGCTTGCGTGTGTGCTTCATATAGTTGTCAATTTTGCCGCATTTAAAAAATATTTTACAGGCAAAAAGCTTGGCTTTATCACCCTTAGCATAGCAGTAGCAGTAGCATTTATGATTTTTACCCCTACTTCATCAAATATGCCAAAAAACCCACAAAAAGAGTTATATAATAGTTTTATGAGTGTTAATCTAAATAACGCTATAACTCTTTTAAATAGCGATAAAACAGTATTAAATAGCTATTTAAATAGTAAGAATATTAAATTTGAAGATATAAATATTAGGGAATTTATTGCTAAAAATAGATTAAATGAGCAAGAGTTTATAAATATTCTTTTAAATAAATAA
- a CDS encoding MotE family protein: MKSIYFVLFLVIFLHANNDEILADREANIAKNLERIDSSRQELEAYRAATHTLFNQREAQILSKEKDLNKTLELISQKEENIKNMLAKNEKILAELKSITSDKVLEVYAKMKDGAAATIISELPRDEAAKVLHSLEAKKISTIFAKMDPQIAAELTQILKNDELFKETNLDK; this comes from the coding sequence TTGAAGTCTATATATTTTGTACTATTTTTGGTTATATTTTTACATGCTAATAACGATGAGATTTTAGCTGATAGAGAGGCAAATATTGCTAAAAATTTAGAGCGCATAGATAGCTCTCGTCAAGAGCTTGAGGCTTATAGAGCAGCGACTCATACGCTATTTAATCAGCGAGAAGCTCAAATTTTGTCTAAAGAAAAGGATTTAAATAAAACATTAGAATTAATAAGCCAAAAAGAAGAAAATATTAAAAATATGCTTGCAAAAAATGAGAAAATTTTAGCTGAGCTAAAAAGCATTACAAGCGATAAAGTTTTAGAGGTGTATGCCAAGATGAAAGATGGTGCTGCAGCTACGATAATATCAGAACTTCCACGCGATGAAGCGGCTAAAGTTTTGCACTCGCTTGAAGCTAAGAAAATATCTACAATTTTTGCTAAGATGGATCCACAAATTGCAGCAGAGCTAACTCAAATTTTAAAAAATGATGAACTTTTTAAAGAGACGAATTTGGATAAATAA
- a CDS encoding sulfite exporter TauE/SafE family protein: MELATIFTTIALAVGFSLSHCIGMCGGFVVACALKLSQKDRTTRIILSLGYHLSRVLAYVILGLLFGLFGSAVIFSGVSKGLLIFFAGVVLIILAFGIFQRGKLLSCIENQKLSLLIMPLFGKFKQKNSTASFFILGFLNGLLPCGVVYYFLAMSFGSGSLVNGAIIMAIFGLSTIPVMIGASWILSTLSAKFKNYINLVSFLIMLGYGIYLLYLGFMVLK; this comes from the coding sequence ATGGAGCTTGCTACAATCTTTACTACTATAGCTCTTGCAGTTGGCTTTAGTCTTTCGCACTGTATTGGTATGTGTGGCGGATTTGTAGTAGCTTGTGCTTTAAAGCTTAGTCAAAAAGATAGAACAACTAGAATAATTTTATCTCTAGGCTATCATCTTAGTAGGGTTTTAGCTTATGTGATTTTGGGTCTTTTATTTGGACTTTTTGGCTCAGCAGTTATCTTTAGCGGTGTTAGTAAAGGTTTGCTTATATTTTTTGCTGGAGTAGTTTTAATTATTTTAGCTTTTGGTATTTTTCAAAGAGGCAAACTTCTTTCATGTATTGAAAATCAAAAATTAAGCTTATTAATTATGCCATTATTTGGCAAATTTAAACAAAAAAATAGTACTGCCTCATTTTTTATCTTAGGCTTTTTAAATGGGCTTTTGCCTTGCGGGGTTGTATATTATTTTTTAGCTATGTCATTTGGAAGTGGATCTTTGGTAAATGGAGCGATTATTATGGCTATTTTTGGCCTTAGTACAATTCCAGTAATGATTGGGGCAAGCTGGATTTTATCAACTTTGAGTGCTAAATTTAAAAATTATATAAATTTAGTCTCATTTTTAATTATGCTTGGGTATGGAATTTACCTTTTATATTTAGGATTTATGGTGTTAAAATGA
- a CDS encoding DUF507 family protein, protein MRIKLPHAPYIARKITIDLFNSGFIKFTSGTEPVTAVAQDILCADINKERALEERVKELLEQNESEIDFMQVDRKSMFWLIKKKLAKEFGVMLSYDDRYSSLSHEILQKLWKNNLIDYSVSENRVKNLIYSAIENYLKQYESIEDIVADRLENYKKKVIPGTDEYDLIFEKLYEEELSKRGMI, encoded by the coding sequence ATGCGTATTAAACTCCCACATGCTCCATATATAGCAAGAAAGATTACAATTGATCTATTTAACTCTGGATTTATCAAATTTACAAGTGGCACTGAGCCAGTAACAGCTGTAGCTCAAGATATTCTTTGTGCTGATATAAATAAAGAAAGAGCCTTAGAAGAGCGAGTAAAAGAGCTTTTAGAACAAAATGAGAGCGAAATTGACTTTATGCAAGTTGATCGTAAAAGTATGTTTTGGCTTATTAAGAAAAAATTGGCTAAAGAGTTTGGTGTAATGCTCTCATATGATGATCGATATAGTAGTTTATCGCATGAAATTTTACAAAAATTATGGAAAAATAATTTAATAGATTATAGTGTATCAGAAAATAGGGTAAAAAATTTGATATATAGTGCAATTGAAAATTATCTAAAGCAGTATGAATCTATTGAAGATATTGTAGCTGATCGTTTAGAAAACTATAAGAAAAAGGTGATTCCTGGTACTGATGAGTATGATTTAATATTTGAAAAACTATACGAAGAAGAGCTTAGCAAAAGAGGAATGATATAA